ATCAAAAAAATGATGCCTTTTCCGAAGAAGAAAAGTTACTGAAAACCAGCAGGAAATCTTTGCATCACTAGATGTAACAGATGCAAGGTTTGAACTTACCAGTGCCAGGCAAGGAGAACCTCTTGTTGGCCCGAGGTTGTAACTGCCCAGGCCTCTCCTTAGGATTACTACTGCTCCGGGCACCAAGTCCCGAAAGACGAGACGAGACTTCATCAGAACCTTCCTTTGGTGGCAGCTTCCGTTTCGGTTTAGCTGACGCCGAACCGGCAGACGGGTTCGACAAGGAGCCACCACCCTCCGAGTTCGAGGGGCGGGCCTTCTGGATCAACACACTTGAATGAAGAGCTGAAACCTGCTTTTTCACAGGTTTCCTGTATGGAGCCTTGGTTGCATTTCCCTCAGCATTGTGCGCTCCGGTATCAATGGCAATTCCATCTGCTGCGTACATGCCAAGGAACCGACTCTCCCACGGGCGGACGGCCATCCATCTCTCCAGCCAATTCCAGCTCCAGCTGTTCCTGTCTAGTTCAGAAGCTGTAATGGCTGCCTGTTGCCTTGAACCTGCTTGCCACTGCAAAAGGAGAGAAGAAACTTAAGATTTTTTTAAGAAAAAGGAGAGAAGGAACTTCAGATGGAACACTAAAGGAAGCACTGAcgctttccctttttcttttcaagTAGTGGCCTCATATTAGCTATGCAGTACAATTACAGATAAAGGCTAATCAATAGCAGAATAGCAAGGAAAACATGAAGAACAAAATTATGTAGCTAGCTTGGAGGGAAGGTTAACTTCGATGTTATTCATGAAAGCAACACTTGGAAGTTGGAGTGCAGCAACAGCAAACATAGTAGAGTGCGGTGCAGCCAATCATACAAAAACAGCGAGCATGAGGCTTCCCAAATGACCTTAGACATCCAGAAGCTATACTTAGGTTCAGGGCAATATGTTTGTTCCACTATATAGCATTCACTAATCCACGGTTCAAGCATCGTGTTGTTACCACCATTGAGTAATGTCCTCGGGCAAAACGTATGATAAAGTTACCTGGTGAGAAAGGGCATAGGCCATGGCTCTCTCACGCTTGGCTGCTGCTTCCTGCCTCTTCAACAATTTTGCTTGGATGTCTTCCACAGACCCTATACTATCGCACCACCCATCCTGCATTTTAAGTAAGGTGGTAATGGAAGTTAACAACTCAGGCCAAATAACTGCACTGCACTACCATTTATTTCCTGATAAAAAATGTAACTCTAACAGGAACCTTATGAAAGGATGTCAACAAATAAGGCAAGCAGCAtaacaaaaataataatataacagGATGTCTTACAAATTATAACCACAATTTTTGCAAAATAGTGTGTGCCTTACCTCAACTTCTCGAACATGTGCCTCGTCCGTTTGCTCTTCTACATTATTTTGTTGCTCATCCATCTGATTTTCCAAGGCCACACGAACCCGCCTTGCTCTAACACGGGCTTGTACCCTGACCAAAGCTTGCATACACCGAAGTGTTATAGCAGCTTGCTTTCTCACTATATGACCCCTTACAAGGGCTTGAAGCCTAACCAGTCCTTTTAAAGCTCGGCGGGCTCTCCTAGCCTGAAGAGGAATGAAGCTAAACTTAGTGTAGTACTAGTACCTTATAAGAAAATAGACATTTAGAGCAATCTTGGCAGATTCCTCGATTCCATTCTAACATTTCTTTGTTTCCGAGAGAAACTTGTTGGTACGATACAATGCTTTGCACTAATACTTCGACAACCAGCCGTATGAACATACAGTCCATCAAACATTGTTGCACAGTACTGATGGTGATGAACATAGACCTATACATAACATTTCCACGAATTATAGATTTTACTTCTACCATGTATTGCAGTATCAGGATGATCGAGCTGTAGCTTTTCTTACTTCTACTGAAACTGCATAGTCATCACATAATGCTAATCACTCTGTATGTTATAGTTGTTGGAATTCAAAACCAAGTGAAATTTGTGAGGTAAGACAAGTGCAGCACACCCTACTGACTGCACAAAGTCCTGTTTTAAATATACAATGGATAGCAAGCCTCCTAATATTGCCctatattgaattcatgctccagccaactcatccaaaagtccgaattgatggagggaggtgggcaatatatttcaacactccccctcacgtctaggctATATTAGTCCTTAAGACTAATTAAAACCTCAAGACCTCTTGGCttggataccatattgaattcatgctccagccaactcatccaaaagtccgaactgatggagggaggtgggcaatatatttcaacaccctATGCATGCAAATGCAGCCCTGCAGGTGCAGATTTGCTTGGACAAAGGAGCTCCATATTTTGGAGACTGGAGCTTTAGTAATTTACTAGTAAACCGCACATCGGCAATCAAGCAAGACTAATTAAAACGTAGCACATGATCCAATTTCTCTACAAAAAAAGTAACCACTGAAATTTTCAGACCCCTTGCATCTTATCAATATACAAGTTAGGAAACATGTGTAATTATTCCCACTGTACAGAGCAAGCAAGAAGTTAACTGCTAATCGACAGAGAAAAAGGTGAATACCAGTAGGGCTCTATATGCAGTCTGAATAATTGTGGCAGCCCAGATCTCTTTGAGCTCCTCTTCTGTTTGAGGCAGTGGCACACTAAGCATACTGAAACCAGGTCCTGAGCATGAAGGTGTATCGCACTCATCTTCTGACGGACCATTTTCATCAGGGAACTCTTCTGGTCCGACAAGGCTAGCGTGATCCTGGGAGTGCTGATCCTGGAAGTGGAACTGATCGACGGCATCTGTTTTCTGCAATTTCCCCAGTTCACAATGTGTAAGCAAACAAGGAAGCACATCATCAAAGGAACATGTGGCAGCACTCTATTCCAAAAAAAAAATGGGAAGAAGAAACATGGTCTCCTCATGTGTTTATCATCAGGGACGGTAGATTTATAGTTATTGTGCTTTTTTTCGAAAAGGATCAGTTGAGTTTTTGTTTGGGGGGGGGACTAACTTCAGTCCTCAAAATTCAATCTTGTCAGTGGTGCAGAGCCAAAGGATGACTCAAATAATATAACCCAGATCTGCAACAAGCCAACAACTACAACTTGCAAAAGCAATGCATACAGAAGTACCAACTGATACCCTAGATTAGATTTAGTGTATGATAAGAATGAATTCCTACTGTATGATAAAAAAGCACTGGGCAAAATATTGTTACGATCCTTCCACTCCACATCCAAGCAGAATAAGTAGGTATCCCAGAGGAATTAAGGAACCCAGAGGTGAGAGCCAAACGAGAGGCGGAATCGCATgtaggtagaagtagtggcgcgtACTGTTGGGCCGGCGTCGCCATCCTCCTTGCGGCGCTGCTGCTGCCTCTCCACCTTCCTCAGCCCAACCAACGACTTGAGCCACCTCATCGCGCCGCCGCGTCACCTCACCTCGCCGCCTCTGCAACAACCTCCAGTCGCAGAATTTTCTTCCGTCAGCACGAGCGCAAAGCCGCAAACTGCGCAATCTCACATAAGGGACAAGAGAAAACAAAACCGCGGCGGAAAGTGAGTTACCAGATCACGGGCACCTGACGCCGGAGGAAACAACCGGGGCCGCGCACCGCCGCCGGCCAATGACGGCCGCCGCTCTGCGAGATTGGGAGGCCTGAGGAGGCCAAGGGAGGGAGGGAGTTTCGGGAGGGAGGGGCAAGGGTGGAGGGAAGAGCGTGGGCTCGAAGCGTCAGCAGTGCCCAGTGCAGTGGCGCTACtcccctgcctgcctgcctgctacTGGCACCGGCACCACGCGGCCATTACTGCCGCTCCTGTGTGCCGGTGCGAATTATTGCTCGCTCGGCTCGGCTGCCTGCCTGTGTGGCAGCCGCAGGGAGGAGGAGGGCGAGAATTATATAGACAAGAAAATTACCCTGTTGCCCGCTACGGCAAATaaacaaacaaagaaagaaaagcGCGGCGCTTTTCTCATTCTCAGGTTTTGCTTTCTGCACCCGCTTGTCGGGATCAAAAGCCCTTTCTTGTTGCTCGTTTCTGAGTCTGAGATTTTCACCGCCTCTCATTCTTTTCTGCCTGCGTCTCGCAGGCAAAGATTCTTTGATTAGCTTTAGGACAaggtgatgctgctgctgctgctgggttTAGAGTTATAGTTTAGCAACGGCGTGCGCTCCCCAGGGTGAAAGCTGTGGTGTTTTTGTCACCCTCTGCTGcggattttgttggatttggtcagTGGCTTTGTTTGAGACTGTGGACTGATTGATCACGTGCCTTGTGTTTGTGGCACTAAGATTTCAGGGTCGGCGTGATTCCTCTTTAATCTAAACATATATTCTTTGAGATACGCATCACTACTATAGCTTATCTTCACTGCCATTGCCATCTGTATTTCACTACTATAGCCATGGCATTGGTTACATACACTGAAGAAACCGCGTCTGTATTTCAACCCAGCGAAATCTTGGATGCGTCAGCGCGCGAAAGCTGACACGAGATCCTCAAAGTGATAAACGCCGAAGGACTTTGGTAGGAGCGCAACAGTGCGTGTGGGGCGGCATTTGCTTTGTCAGGACTGTGAGTTTTTATGAGACGTGTAGCTTTTGAGAACCGCTAGTACTCACACTCGCTGTAGCCTCTCGATGCGTAGTACACTGGATTCCGTTGCATATATTTATTTTCTTGATTTACTCCTACTGTAAAGCTGATTGACTATGAAGAAAAAGGCTTTATCATTGGGCGGTACAACAATGGCCTGCATCATTAGTACCAACCGACCAAGGTCAATTTAAACAGTCGCCTGCTACTACCTTTGCTACCCGTTCAGggctcctttggtttagaggaagtCTATAGGATTTTTGTAGACTAGAATAATTAGAAATTTTCCCTAAGTTGATTGTTTGATTCATCCTACAGGATGAAGCCATATGTATTACATTTCATTGGAAGTCTATCATTCAATCAAATCTGTTTTTAGGATTTTGTTGTTTTTCATATGGCATCAAACACTCCATGCTAATCATATACCCCCTCCCAAGAAGAGATGAGAGGATGGGAAGAGATGGAAGGATTTTTGACATTATGATTGCATCCTCCCATCTCTTCTTTAAATGTTGGTTCACGTTGCACATTTGGCGAATGGTCAACGAATGGTTGGGTTTAGGGGCTCTAGAGATAAACTGATGATGACGGAGGGCAATGTCAAAAATAGAGTCGGTGGATTAACAAGTCGAAACCCAATACTGCAAACTGGAAGGTCATAGCTTTCATCACAATACTTGTGTGTTGGGTTATCTGGAATGAGAGAAACGCTAGAGATTTTAGGAAGAAATCAATGCCGCCCTGCTGTCTACTCAAGCTTATTCAGGGCGAGGCCAAACTTTGGGTCATCGAGGGGGCTAGGCACTTGAGCATCATCATGCCGAGAGAGCAATCCACTTCTTTCCTGACGGGCTATGTTGTGAGACATCTCCAACGCCAACCCTCAAACCGCCCGCAACAGTTTGGACCATGCGGTCCAGATGTGTTTTGCCATCTAACACGATCCTGCATCGATGCGCAGGCCGCTCCGAACGTGCTTTTGACACactggaggggggaggggggtttgcgggcgtccggaccgctgccacgcccgctccggACGTGCTTTTTCCCGCAAACTAGAGACACactagaggagggggagggctttGCGGGTGTCCGGACCGCTACCACGCTCGCTCCTGACTAACTTGGCACACCAAAAAAACCTCCCGCGCCCGCGAGCTTTCCCGTCCGAAGCCAGATGCCTGCATTCACGTCGCTCTAGAGCGGCCGCTCCACATTGACGTCGGTCCAGAACGGACGTGACCGCTCACTCACGCCGGCATTGAAGCGACTCGTCGGCTAAGGGCGCAGCCCGCACCGCGTCCCCCGTCTCCACGCCTGTTCAATGTTGGAGAGACGTTTACTGGAGAAGACGAGACAGATATCTACTACACCCGCTCAATGCACGTCCCTCCGTCTGCCGCCATTAAACATGCTCGTCGACCGAGCAACCAACTCCGACACACGCGCATTGACGGACCCAGACGCTTTGCCTCACCGAAAACCGCTATTTAAGGGTGGCCACACCCGGCTCACAACACATCCGCTCCACATTGTCCTCTCTTGCACTACATCCGCCATGACCGTGAGTGGGAAAGCTTTGGAAAGAGTCTGCCGACAGAGCAGAAGCACGAGGTTGTTGCCCTTGTGGCCGCTTGGCAGAGCCGCCGTGCTAGGAAGATCGAGGCCGGCATGCTGGCTAGCTCGCTCGAGGTCTCCGACAATGACGACCCTACGATGGACACGGGCTCCGAGACACCGCGCCAAAACACGTGCCTGTGGATGCCGGCATCACCGTGGAGCAGGCGCAAGCACACTACACCTCGACCATTACGGAGGAGCAGCCTGCGGTGGCTCCTATATATGTCGGCGTTCCGGCGGGCTCATGATGACCAACAGTACAACCTGTTCCGACTGGCGGAGGACCAAATCTACGGAGAGCGCACTAGCAAGGAAGCCGTGACCGCGGCGAACCGCAACTTTGTCGCTCAGCAGAAAGCGCTCGACGAGGCCGCCCGCGCTCATGCTGCCGCTCTCGCCCCACAAGCGGCGCAGCCGGATGTAGACGCGGAGGCgcgctggctgcgcaggcgatcgcGGACCAGAACGCTGCCAACGAACTTTCAGGCGCGCCGGTGGGACGGCGAGAGCGCACTAGCAAGGAAGCCGTGACCGCGGCGAACCCCAACTTTGTCGCTCAGCAGAAGCCGCTCGACGAGGCCGCCCGCGCTCATGCTGTCGCTCTCGCCCCACAAGCGGCGCAGCCGGATGTAGACGCGGAGGCgcgctggctgcgcaggcgatcgcGGACCAGAACGCTGCCAACGAACTTTTCAGGCGCGCCGGTGGGACGGCGAGAGCGCCTGCCCCTCCATTTCCATCGTGGATCTCACGACCACTGGGACGGAAAGGGCACAGACTCCTCTGAGAATGAGTAGGGCATGGGGGGCGGCAGGGCATTGTTCCCCAAGTGGGCCGGTCCGCCTTCGAtgctctactcttcctcgccggagaccgcaccttcacttcacgggtcttgaaccctacGGCCGCTCATGGAGGCAACAGATGGAGGACGCACTCGTCGATGCGTAATACAAAGGAAGTGGACGACGGCCGCCGCGTAGGATAGGTTTGGTAAAATCAGCTGGTTTGCATGAATTTTATCCAGTCTGTTGAAACTCTGTTTGAATTGCATGTGGATAGCGATGGTCGACTCCCACATCCGTGTCCACGGACTGGCCCCCTTTTACATGAATGGATGCGGGAGGAACGGGTCAATGTTATAGATGCCATGAAGTCGTTGTTATGTATcataaacaccccccccccctaaGTTAACGAGTGCGGCAAGCCTTTTGCCCCCTTTTTTTACTAAAAAAACGCAGTATTACATGGTGtgatatttttagaattttttgcaGCGGTCTGGCTTACATTTTAGCAACGTGGTGCACTCTTCAGACTTCAGGGTGAAGAACAGTGGTGCTTCCATCACTGGGCTCCCTGGTTTTCGAACTGTCTGGTGATAACATGTGGCTTCAAGAGAGACGGTACTCACCTTTTGTAGCTTCTCGttactatgtactccctccgtcccataatagtgtcaaacgctcttatattatgggacggagggagtattacagtGGATTCCGTTATGCTTATCGTCCTTTTTGTAAAGCTGATTGACTATGATGAAGGAAAAAAACTATTACCACAACAAACGGATTTAAACTCTCAGTTGCTACCTTTGCTTCCCGGTGTAGGCCCACCGCAGTTATAACGTACAGTGTGCACATTCATTTTTCAACCTTTCATGATAATGTCTCGAAAGGCATTCCCCACAAAAAGAAATGTTGTCTCCAAAGACATAGTACTACTTATTTGGCCTCCACCTCCTATGCTCTCCTTTTCTTTTAACACAATATACTTATCAGGGGTCTTTTTCAACTCAGTTTTGCTGAAAAGCTAATGAATAAATAAGATATCCATATGAATGCGTGTGGCATAGACGATGGAAGTGCAAAATGTTTTCATTTGTGGGCTTTGCATAACGGGTAGAAAAAACGGGaaaagcagaggagaggagaggagcttTTGAATTATTTGACTTGATATCGCAAGGACCAGACTGTATATGAGCGGTAAACTCCAAAATTGCAATAACGTAGAGCCAGTCCAGGGTCAGATGACAGGCAGAGAGCCGATGGGTTTAGTCGGCAAGAGAACAGGAGATCCGCGTGCGTTGCGTGCCTGCACCCAAAACTGACGTGACACCCATGACAAAACGCACCGATGAAATTTAAAAAGAAAACGCCGCAATAAAAGAAAAGTGAACTAATTGCGGACGACCATGCTAAACTCCTGGGGACTCGCTAACAGGTCACGTGATTAACGTACTACTGCTGCCATTCCCAGACCAGACTGCTACAGTTAGCAGTAAACCACCAGGAAAGAAAAGGACATGGATGCCTTGTGTAGTTTCCCTGGATGTTGCACAGCTATGTGATTGAGTGCCATGTTACCTGTCCTAGCCTACCACAGGTCTAGCCATCAACTGTTCTGTGCCTCCCCTTCGgtgcagaaaagaaagaaaatggaAGTGTGAGCTTTAAGATTTTTTTTTTCCGGAAAAACTTCCAatatattcatcttcaatcatggcagtacaacgaataacaaaaataaaaattacatacagattcgtagaccacctagcgacgactacaagcaccgaagcgagcccctccatcgcccctccatcgccgaagccgggcacaacttgttgtagtagacagtcgggaagtcgccgtgctaaggccccataggaccagcaccccagaacagcaaccgccgccgatgaaaaataacgtagatcggaaggatccaaaccgaagacacatgaacatagacgaacaacgacgagatccgagtaaatccaccaaagatagatctgccagagacacacctccacacgcccaccaacgatgctagacgcaccgccggaacgggggctaggcggggagacctttattccatcttcagggagccgccgccgtctcgccttcctgagtagaacacaaaccctaacaagattgaaaaaaacaactaaaaacggagccctcccgctcgcccttgccaggatccaccgtgcctccatggccctagggccaccggagatgaggcggacctgcgccggcgccggcgagaggcacgaaccctaactttctttcttggaggaggcGGAGCCCTGGCTCTAGGTACGTAACGCTTTAAGATTATTATCCTTGAATAACTTTTCACTTTGAGAGATTGGAGTTTGGAGTTTGGAGGGTGCCGAGTTCAAATTCGTACTAGCGCCATAGCAGGGTGATGGGTGATTGGGGAGATGGAATGCTGGTTGACCGCTGACACGGTTCGTCGATGACGTTTTCTCAAGGGAAATGGGCTGTTCTTCTTCCCGTTTTAGAATTGGATGCTCACCACGAGGAAAACGAGATATGCTTCCTCCCATTCAAAGTTCGGCacaagaaaaataagagtacaagCGCAACGCTCATACTCACCTTCAATTTTCATGTGCGTCGTTTTATCATCTCGAGGACATTGATTCACAGCACATGCTTCAAAAACCAAGTGATACAGACACAAGATGAGTCGATTGGAAAAGTGTGAGCGTAAGAGAATCTCCAACGGCCGCGCCAAACTAGCGCCGCACCGCAAAATTGcccgttttagcgcgcgcgcaaccggtatagttgctccagcgggcgcgcaaaaacagCGCGCGGCATATGTAGTTCAGCGCGCGGGTCGAAACTCAATCGCGTGtcgcttatttgctgcgcccgctcccgcgcgctcGCTCGCAACTCCCACCCCCcatccagccgcgccgccgccgccgcccgcgccacccggcgaccgttctggcgcttccccggcctatccccgcgccgCGGCGGCTTCTCCGCCCCCCCTGTAGTCCCGCCGCCCCTCGCGCACGTCCGTCCTCCGACGAATAGCGCCCGAGCGCTCGCTGCCgctcggcgcccgcaaggtgttcgacaaaacgcctacaaggtatgtattgctcaaacttcatgaatttggtgcatgttgattgtagtttttatagcatagtattaaacattgtagatgagttcgtcgtatgattcttccgaagaagaatttgatatggaagaggaggaggatcttgcaatgatcctagctatgcatatcaataaaaaatcgaagcacggtggttcggttatgggtcggaagaaaatttggagagataggatcgatgcccataacagattgatgaggcactattccatggagaatcccacatacccggagtcgtattttcgtcgccggtttaggatgagcaccgacttgttcaggcgcattgcagagaaactagcgagccatgaccggttttttcagcaaaggaggaatgccgccggagagctcggcatagcacctttcagaaggtgacagccgctttgcgtatgttggcatacggtatcccggctgatctagttgatgatcacttggctatgggtgagagtcaagccaccatgtgtgtcaagcgcttcgcagtcggaattgtgcaagtgtttggcgaggagtatttgagatctcccaatgctgaagacgccgcaaggctattggcgatgaacaaagctcacgacttttctggcatgcttggctcaatagattgcatgcattgaagttggaagaattgtccaaaggcatggcatgggcaattccacgaccaaaaaaagggttccactataatccttgaagcggtggccgatcaagagacttggatttggcatgcattctttggaatgcctggatctttgaatgacatcaatgttgtcaaccggtcaccactgatgaataagattgcaaatggtgagttGCCActggtgcagtttgtagcaaattgCCGTATATACAACTATGGCCattatctagcggatggcatctatccaaagtggcaaaccttcatgaagccgttgaaaaaaccggaaggtaagaaaaatcttgatttccacaatgctcaggcggcggctagaaaagatgtggagagagcttttgggattttgcaagcccaatttgctattgtgagaggaccggctagattttgagatcaaaaaatgctttggtacatcatgcacgcttgtgtgatcatgtacaacatgatcatcgagaatgagcgtggccaagatttagactactcacagtatgagctcttgggacatcccgtgcgagtgcgacggagggctgaaagggtggcccgttttgttgcctcctatcatgccatccGGCGTCCCGCAGCGCACAATGATCTTCAGAAcgatctcattgaggagtggtcactagtagaaaaaggggctttcgttcgggcctggccaacccattagtcccggttcttatacgaaccggaaccaatgggtGCATTCGTCCCGGTTTGTGAGCCCAGGAGGCCGCCCGGGGCCTcgcgggctttggtcccggttcgtctggacccatttgtcccggttctaggaacGAACCGGGagcaatgggcctcgctcctggcacataaccattggtcccggttccagccacgaaccgggacaaatgatttgcctatatatagcccatcgccagcgagcagagcactccaccgtgctctgttttttgctggccggcgaggggagggcatttgggtgctctagctcacctcctatgcacatgaggtgttcgatgaaatgttcgagccacactagttaatatttcttctctcgaaactcgacctcggagcttcattttccccgagatttttctaggtttagcggtccgtcacgtcccgtccccgtcttcaccgccgtcgttcgcccgcgccgatctcgtcgccggcaccaccgtggtgagtctcttgttcttatcttctttctgaaaggaaaaaaattcttacttgagatggatacttgtctaattttcttacttttattattccttgttattatatagtgcgatggttctggtatccgcccccgtcgaccctcgtcctgtctatgattcggatgtggtatatattatctttttataactatttggttcattattgtttatgacaattatgccgaccaacgtgacatggaTTATTTTtatgtaggaggtggttgaaccggaaattccaaccgaccctattgtcgagaggttaaaatTAGTCGAAGaggaaaacaattacttgaaggaaaaaataaaaaaattgaggaggagaagatgatattggagttgcatgttgcggatgtcgtcgatgatcacaagaacaagatggatgcaatgcggttgaagattagaaagattagaaaatattcataccgaggcttgatatcattatgccgttggatcaattgttaccttagttgtgat
This window of the Triticum aestivum cultivar Chinese Spring chromosome 5D, IWGSC CS RefSeq v2.1, whole genome shotgun sequence genome carries:
- the LOC123123116 gene encoding protein IQ-DOMAIN 5 isoform X2, which encodes MRWLKSLVGLRKVERQQQRRKEDGDAGPTKTDAVDQFHFQDQHSQDHASLVGPEEFPDENGPSEDECDTPSCSGPGFSMLSVPLPQTEEELKEIWAATIIQTAYRALLARRARRALKGLVRLQALVRGHIVRKQAAITLRCMQALVRVQARVRARRVRVALENQMDEQQNNVEEQTDEAHVREVEDGWCDSIGSVEDIQAKLLKRQEAAAKRERAMAYALSHQWQAGSRQQAAITASELDRNSWSWNWLERWMAVRPWESRFLGMYAADGIAIDTGAHNAEGNATKAPYRKPVKKQVSALHSSVLIQKARPSNSEGGGSLSNPSAGSASAKPKRKLPPKEGSDEVSSRLSGLGARSSSNPKERPGQLQPRANKRFSLPGTGTEVGKRQVNKPAVNRSPKATEDSPALEGKHRRAGSVGLLLKRVELQA
- the LOC123123116 gene encoding protein IQ-DOMAIN 5 isoform X1, which produces MRWLKSLVGLRKVERQQQRRKEDGDAGPTKTDAVDQFHFQDQHSQDHASLVGPEEFPDENGPSEDECDTPSCSGPGFSMLSVPLPQTEEELKEIWAATIIQTAYRALLARRARRALKGLVRLQALVRGHIVRKQAAITLRCMQALVRVQARVRARRVRVALENQMDEQQNNVEEQTDEAHVREVEDGWCDSIGSVEDIQAKLLKRQEAAAKRERAMAYALSHQWQAGSRQQAAITASELDRNSWSWNWLERWMAVRPWESRFLGMYAADGIAIDTGAHNAEGNATKAPYRKPVKKQVSALHSSVLIQKARPSNSEGGGSLSNPSAGSASAKPKRKLPPKEGSDEVSSRLSGLGARSSSNPKERPGQLQPRANKRFSLPGTDAGTEVGKRQVNKPAVNRSPKATEDSPALEGKHRRAGSVGLLLKRVELQA